In Tachysurus fulvidraco isolate hzauxx_2018 chromosome 3, HZAU_PFXX_2.0, whole genome shotgun sequence, a single window of DNA contains:
- the dcun1d3 gene encoding DCN1-like protein 3, translated as MGQCVNKCKNPTSSLGSKSGEKDAGKSHGKKGSGGGGGPREEAKFPADVNGTKSPEVTTDTSTSTPFSDVRREETAQDGEVLSMARIDEMFMHYKDEHEDAILEEGMERFCNDLHVDPAEFKVLVLAWKFQAATMCKFTRHEFVEGCKAIRADSVQGISQRFSAMLDECRSEENFKDLYRFTFQFGLDCGEGQRSLQRCIAIALWRLVFTQDMPPVLDRWLRFLSENPCGVRGISRDTWNMFLNFTQSVGPDLSNYSEDEAWPSLFDSFVEWENDRHRREQEKQETEGESGNTEFTTESVK; from the exons ATGGGCCAGTGTGTGAATAAATGTAAGAACCCCACATCCTCTCTGGGCAGCAAAAGTGGTGAAAAAGATGCTGGGAAGTCCCATGGCAAAAAAGGaagtggaggaggaggtgggCCCAGAGAGGAGGCCAAATTTCCTGCCGATGTCAATGGCACCAAGTCACCAGAGGTCACCACAGACACATCGACGTCCACGCCCTTCTCTGATGTGAGGAGGGAAGAGACCGCACAAGACGGAGAGGTGCTTTCGATGGCTCGGATAGATGAGATGTTTATGCATTATAAGGACGAGCATGAGGATGCCATTTTGGAAGAAGGAATGGAGCGTTTTTGTAACGACCTGCACGTGGACCCAGCCGAGTTCAAGGTCCTGGTGCTCGCCTGGAAGTTTCAGGCTGCCACCATGTGCAAGTTCACAAG ACATGAGTTTGTGGAGGGCTGTAAGGCAATCCGTGCTGACTCTGTTCAGGGGATCTCTCAACGTTTTTCAGCCATGTTAGATGAGTGTCGCTCTGAGGAGAACTTTAAGGACTTGTATCGCTTCACGTTCCAGTTTGGGCTGGACTGCGGCGAGGGCCAGCGTTCGCTGCAGCGCTGCATTGCCATTGCCCTCTGGAGGCTGGTGTTCACACAGGACATGCCGCCCGTGCTTGATCGCTGGCTCCGTTTTCTGTCGGAGAACCCATGTGGCGTGCGTGGCATCTCACGCGACACCTGGAACATGTTCCTCAACTTCACACAGAGCGTCGGGCCTGACTTAAGCAACTACAGTGAGGATGAGGCCTGGCCCAGTCTCTTCGACTCCTTTGTGGAATGGGAGAACGACCGGCACAGGAGGGAACAGGAGAAgcaagagacagagggagagagcgggAACACGGAATTCACCACTGAGTCCGTGAAATGA